A single Sphingopyxis chilensis DNA region contains:
- a CDS encoding TonB-dependent receptor, with amino-acid sequence MNKGLLVAASMVAVIAAMPVQAQEAGAIEAAGEIVVTAQKRVQNVQDVPISISVVSGEELQEQGSASLVDYAGYVPGMNVSNGGTPGQTTITLRGVAPLNASQTVGIYLDDAPVGSSALYNRAGQFTIDLMPYDLERIEVLKGPQGTLYGASSIGGLVKYVTVQPDTREFKVRAGVEGFTIKDAGSLGWGGQVYVNAPIATDTLAISGSFAWRKTPGWVDSVNNAALKDQNDYEQRGGRAALLWQPTPELSVKLAGIWQSLDSDGNGLYAADLDGNRLGNGHSFNNYVPESYDVDLDYYSATIDYDFGAATLTSATTYSKTQSRQVQDASYAFGVLFPLLTGGAIDPGITPFSLDLGLKKWTQEVRLASPSGGRFEWMIGGFFTDEETSNAQLVRSFDMDGNVIAPLDPLAIVGLPATYKEYAIFGNATFKLSEQFEVTGGLRWARNEQTFTQISSGAIVPSANDPGESAESVWTFSVSPQFHINEDAMLYARVATGYRPGGPNVIVPNVPPSVDADRMTNYEVGLKADFADRMVSVDAAFFWMDWTDIQVTRAFGGVSGGANGGKATSKGFEGSLALRPAPGLTISATGSYTDASLSEDVPDISGLDGDRLPAVPKFSGALRADYAFELGGGNRGSFGAGIRHASNRLSLVESDPLVARAKAYTSVDLNASVTFDDHWTLRAYARNLLDNKGEMARSTLADGLNQPSFLAISPLQPRTIGVALDMAF; translated from the coding sequence CGCGATGCCGGTACAGGCGCAGGAAGCGGGGGCGATCGAAGCCGCGGGCGAGATCGTTGTGACCGCACAGAAGCGCGTTCAGAATGTGCAGGACGTGCCGATCTCGATCTCGGTGGTCAGCGGCGAGGAACTGCAGGAACAGGGCTCGGCCTCGCTCGTCGACTATGCGGGCTATGTTCCCGGCATGAACGTCAGCAACGGCGGCACGCCTGGCCAGACGACGATCACGCTGCGCGGCGTCGCACCGCTCAATGCCAGCCAGACGGTCGGCATCTATCTCGACGATGCGCCGGTCGGGTCGAGCGCGCTCTATAACCGCGCTGGGCAGTTCACCATCGACCTCATGCCCTATGACCTCGAACGCATCGAAGTGCTCAAAGGCCCGCAGGGCACGCTCTATGGCGCGAGTTCGATCGGCGGCCTGGTCAAATATGTTACCGTCCAGCCCGACACGCGCGAATTCAAGGTGCGCGCGGGCGTCGAAGGTTTCACGATCAAGGACGCCGGCAGCCTCGGCTGGGGTGGGCAGGTCTATGTCAATGCGCCGATTGCGACCGACACGCTCGCGATTTCGGGCAGCTTCGCATGGCGCAAGACGCCGGGCTGGGTCGACAGCGTCAACAATGCCGCGCTCAAGGACCAGAACGACTATGAACAGCGCGGCGGTCGCGCCGCGCTGCTGTGGCAGCCGACCCCCGAGCTCAGTGTAAAGCTCGCCGGCATCTGGCAGTCGCTCGATTCTGACGGCAATGGCCTCTATGCCGCCGATCTCGACGGCAACCGTTTGGGCAACGGCCATTCGTTCAACAATTATGTGCCCGAATCCTACGACGTCGATCTCGATTATTATTCGGCGACGATCGACTATGATTTCGGCGCGGCGACGCTGACGTCTGCGACGACCTACAGCAAAACGCAGAGCCGGCAGGTACAGGACGCGAGCTATGCGTTCGGCGTGCTTTTCCCGCTGCTCACCGGCGGTGCCATCGATCCCGGCATCACACCTTTCTCGCTCGACCTCGGGCTCAAGAAATGGACGCAGGAAGTCCGTCTCGCTTCGCCGAGCGGCGGGCGTTTCGAATGGATGATCGGCGGCTTCTTCACCGATGAAGAGACGAGCAATGCGCAGCTTGTCCGCTCGTTCGATATGGACGGCAATGTCATCGCGCCGCTCGATCCGCTGGCGATCGTCGGCCTTCCGGCGACCTACAAGGAATATGCGATCTTCGGCAATGCGACTTTCAAGCTGAGCGAGCAGTTCGAGGTGACCGGCGGCCTTCGCTGGGCGCGCAACGAGCAGACCTTTACCCAGATCAGCTCGGGGGCGATCGTCCCCAGCGCCAATGATCCGGGCGAGTCGGCCGAAAGCGTCTGGACCTTCTCGGTCAGCCCGCAGTTCCATATCAACGAAGACGCCATGCTCTATGCGCGCGTCGCGACGGGCTATCGCCCCGGCGGCCCGAACGTCATCGTCCCCAATGTCCCGCCCAGCGTCGATGCCGACCGCATGACCAATTACGAGGTCGGGCTGAAAGCCGACTTCGCCGACCGCATGGTGTCGGTCGATGCCGCCTTCTTCTGGATGGACTGGACCGATATCCAGGTCACGCGCGCTTTCGGCGGCGTGTCGGGCGGCGCGAACGGCGGCAAGGCGACGAGCAAGGGCTTCGAGGGTAGCCTCGCGCTACGCCCGGCGCCTGGCCTGACGATCAGTGCGACCGGAAGCTACACCGACGCGAGCCTCAGCGAGGATGTGCCCGATATCAGCGGCCTCGACGGCGACCGCTTGCCCGCTGTACCCAAGTTCAGCGGCGCGCTGCGCGCCGATTATGCGTTCGAGCTGGGCGGCGGCAACCGGGGCAGCTTCGGCGCCGGCATCCGCCACGCGAGCAACCGCCTGTCGCTCGTCGAGAGCGATCCGCTCGTCGCGCGCGCCAAGGCTTACACCTCGGTCGACCTCAATGCGTCGGTGACCTTCGATGATCACTGGACGCTGCGCGCCTATGCGCGCAATCTGCTCGACAACAAGGGCGAGATGGCGCGGTCGACGCTTGCCGACGGGCTCAACCAGCCGAGCTTCCTAGCGATCTCGCCATTGCAGCCGCGCACGATCGGTGTCGCGCTCGACATGGCATTCTGA